From the Amycolatopsis thermoflava N1165 genome, one window contains:
- a CDS encoding ABC transporter ATP-binding protein: MTPQGSVVLSGRGLVKRYGEQVALAGVDVDVHAGEALAVVGPSGSGKTSLLHVLAGILRPDGGEILLDGRRVDQLSETKRSELRRTEFGFVFQQGMLVAELSAEENVALPMLLGGAKRREAIGAAREWLGRLGLRGREGSRPGELSGGQAQRVAIARALTHRPKVIFADEPTGALDTRTGKDTMDALLVAASDAGTSVVIVTHDVELAASLPRTVTIRDGRIAEQVGVLP, translated from the coding sequence ATGACTCCACAAGGGAGTGTCGTGTTGTCCGGGCGGGGGCTCGTCAAGCGGTACGGCGAGCAGGTGGCGCTGGCCGGCGTCGACGTCGACGTCCACGCCGGGGAGGCGCTCGCCGTCGTCGGCCCGTCGGGGTCGGGCAAGACGTCGCTGCTGCACGTGCTGGCCGGGATCCTGCGGCCGGACGGCGGCGAGATCCTGCTGGACGGCAGGCGCGTCGACCAGCTGTCCGAGACCAAGCGCAGCGAGCTGCGGCGCACCGAGTTCGGTTTCGTGTTCCAGCAGGGAATGCTCGTGGCCGAGCTGTCCGCGGAGGAGAACGTGGCGCTGCCGATGCTGCTCGGGGGAGCCAAGCGCCGCGAGGCGATCGGCGCGGCGCGGGAGTGGCTGGGCCGCCTCGGGCTGCGGGGCCGGGAGGGGTCCCGCCCCGGTGAGCTGTCCGGTGGCCAGGCGCAGCGGGTCGCGATCGCCCGCGCGCTGACGCACCGGCCGAAGGTGATCTTCGCCGACGAGCCGACCGGCGCGCTGGACACCCGCACCGGCAAGGACACCATGGACGCCCTGCTGGTCGCGGCCTCGGACGCGGGCACGTCGGTGGTCATCGTGACGCACGACGTGGAACTCGCCGCGTCGCTGCCGCGCACGGTGACCATCCGGGACGGCCGTATCGCGGAGCAGGTGGGGGTGCTGCCGTGA
- a CDS encoding FtsX-like permease family protein — MSPVQLAFKVLRADRRTRTATLLTAVGVAVATGLVLLLLSLPFATQARAERAVWQEQYGSRDGGTPTLSISSSTDYFDGRRIDRVDVAQLAGGVELPAGVPKFPAPGEVLVSPELFQAMNRLPASQLADRFPGKVVGTLGEDALRFPDQLVALVGHSPETMPVNANERNGFVPPSEARVDALLTLLAGVGVVVLLVPSLVLVASSARLIAARREQRLAALRLAGATPGQVVAITAAETGIAAVTGALLGWAISPLLWSLARLVRWDGGTWLAGDFRVPIGLTVFVLVAVPALVLLAAVLGLRRVVSNPVGAVVQHTPKPLRWWRLLSLPATALFFFFAIEQGDDVNLILLGLALMIASAMLVGPYVTAVIGGFFVSRWRKPSALLAGRRLRNDPRGAYRASAGVVLAVFTGSMALTLMPSFDAMAGGGGTYRDSVLSVDTSGERAGTIAAQANATLERYNLPARAVSMPEVTLKSVNGSTYTGVVVPCADAVQLYRVQATCTGPGIYSTHDLELGGFRVAGDYDGEGVPFAAGTAVKPMTQTDDDGYAPLIIDPAVVPAGVVPSYARVAVDTTPADRELVRTALVGAAGGESVYSRELYLDGQRDQLDDLRRVTVIGVTVAAILAGCSAAIATAGSVMDRRRTFGALMAAGTPTRVLSRALRMEAALPALVATIGSGLLGMIAGLGLFSIIQESQNASAVISPWLVAPVVLGFAVAVLAASVCTPALNRVRAEPLADE, encoded by the coding sequence GTGAGCCCGGTCCAGCTGGCGTTCAAGGTGCTGCGGGCGGACCGGCGGACCAGGACCGCCACCCTGCTCACCGCGGTGGGGGTCGCGGTGGCCACGGGTCTGGTCCTGTTGCTGCTGAGCCTGCCCTTCGCGACGCAGGCCCGCGCCGAGCGCGCGGTCTGGCAGGAGCAGTACGGCTCCCGCGACGGCGGCACACCGACCCTGTCGATCTCGTCGAGCACCGACTACTTCGACGGCAGGCGCATCGACCGCGTGGACGTGGCCCAGCTCGCCGGCGGGGTCGAGTTGCCCGCCGGGGTGCCGAAGTTCCCGGCGCCCGGCGAGGTGCTGGTGTCGCCGGAGCTGTTCCAGGCGATGAACCGGCTGCCCGCCTCGCAGCTGGCCGACCGGTTCCCCGGCAAGGTGGTCGGCACCCTCGGCGAGGACGCCCTGCGGTTCCCGGACCAGCTCGTCGCGCTGGTCGGGCACAGCCCGGAGACGATGCCGGTGAACGCGAACGAGCGGAACGGGTTCGTGCCGCCGTCGGAGGCGCGGGTGGACGCGCTGCTCACGCTGCTGGCCGGGGTCGGGGTCGTGGTGCTGCTGGTGCCGAGCCTGGTGCTGGTGGCCTCCTCGGCGCGGCTCATCGCGGCCCGCCGCGAGCAGCGGCTGGCGGCCCTGCGCCTGGCCGGCGCGACACCGGGACAGGTCGTGGCGATCACCGCGGCCGAGACCGGAATCGCCGCGGTCACCGGCGCGCTGCTCGGCTGGGCGATCAGCCCGCTGCTGTGGTCGCTGGCCCGGCTGGTGCGGTGGGACGGCGGCACGTGGCTCGCCGGTGACTTCCGCGTGCCGATCGGGCTGACGGTGTTCGTGCTGGTCGCCGTGCCTGCCCTGGTGCTGCTGGCCGCCGTGCTCGGGTTGCGGCGGGTGGTGAGCAACCCGGTCGGGGCGGTCGTGCAGCACACGCCGAAGCCGCTGCGCTGGTGGCGCCTGCTCTCGCTGCCGGCGACCGCGTTGTTCTTCTTCTTCGCCATCGAGCAGGGCGACGACGTCAACCTGATCCTGCTCGGGCTCGCGCTGATGATCGCCTCGGCGATGCTGGTCGGGCCGTACGTGACGGCGGTGATCGGCGGGTTCTTCGTGAGCCGCTGGCGCAAGCCGTCCGCGCTGCTGGCCGGGCGGCGGCTGCGTAACGACCCGCGCGGCGCCTACCGCGCCTCGGCCGGGGTCGTGCTCGCCGTGTTCACCGGGTCGATGGCGCTGACGCTGATGCCCAGCTTCGACGCCATGGCCGGTGGCGGCGGGACCTACCGCGACTCGGTGCTGTCGGTGGACACCTCCGGCGAGCGGGCGGGCACGATCGCCGCACAGGCCAACGCGACGCTGGAGCGCTACAACCTGCCCGCCCGCGCGGTGTCGATGCCGGAGGTGACGCTGAAGTCGGTGAACGGCTCCACCTACACCGGCGTGGTCGTCCCGTGCGCCGACGCGGTGCAGCTCTACCGCGTGCAGGCCACCTGCACCGGGCCGGGGATCTACAGCACCCACGACCTGGAGCTCGGCGGCTTCCGGGTGGCAGGCGACTACGACGGCGAAGGCGTGCCGTTCGCCGCGGGCACCGCGGTCAAGCCGATGACGCAGACCGACGACGACGGGTACGCGCCGCTGATCATCGACCCGGCGGTCGTGCCGGCCGGTGTCGTGCCCTCGTACGCGCGGGTCGCCGTCGACACCACCCCGGCCGACCGCGAGCTGGTGCGCACCGCGCTGGTCGGCGCGGCCGGCGGCGAAAGCGTGTACAGCCGGGAGCTGTACCTGGACGGCCAGCGCGACCAGCTGGACGACCTGCGCCGCGTCACCGTCATCGGGGTGACGGTCGCCGCGATCCTGGCCGGGTGCAGCGCGGCGATCGCGACCGCCGGATCGGTGATGGACCGGCGCCGCACGTTCGGGGCGCTGATGGCGGCGGGCACGCCGACCCGGGTGCTGTCCAGGGCGCTGCGGATGGAGGCCGCGCTGCCCGCGCTGGTCGCCACGATCGGGTCCGGGCTGCTGGGAATGATCGCCGGCCTCGGGTTGTTCTCGATCATTCAGGAATCGCAGAACGCCTCGGCGGTGATCAGCCCGTGGCTGGTCGCGCCGGTAGTGCTCGGGTTCGCCGTGGCGGTGCTCGCCGCGTCGGTCTGCACCCCGGCCCTGAACCGGGTGCGCGCGGAACCGCTGGCCGACGAATGA
- the trmB gene encoding tRNA (guanosine(46)-N7)-methyltransferase TrmB encodes MESEQQPRLRSVVSYVQRGGRMTVGQQRAWERQWADIGRRVADLPPGPIDFAGWFGRPAPVLLEIGSGMGETTAQLAAAEPEVNYVAVEVYEAGLGQLMLRAERLGLENLRLLHGDAVIALKEHIEPDSLSGVRIFFPDPWPKKRHHKRRLVQPDFVKLVASRLAPGGILHMATDWEHYAEQMLEVCSAEPALRNRFDDWAPRPSWRPVTKFEQRADQEGRISRDLIFERVG; translated from the coding sequence GTGGAGAGCGAGCAGCAGCCGCGCCTGCGGAGTGTCGTCAGTTACGTGCAGCGTGGCGGCCGGATGACGGTCGGCCAGCAGCGTGCCTGGGAACGCCAGTGGGCGGACATCGGGCGCAGGGTGGCCGACCTGCCGCCCGGTCCGATCGACTTCGCCGGGTGGTTCGGCCGCCCGGCTCCGGTGCTGCTGGAGATCGGCTCCGGCATGGGTGAGACGACCGCGCAGCTCGCGGCCGCCGAGCCGGAGGTCAACTACGTCGCCGTCGAGGTGTACGAGGCCGGTCTCGGGCAGCTGATGCTGCGCGCCGAGCGGCTCGGCCTGGAGAACCTCCGCCTGCTGCACGGCGACGCGGTGATCGCGCTGAAGGAGCACATCGAGCCGGATTCGCTGTCCGGGGTGCGGATCTTCTTCCCGGACCCGTGGCCGAAGAAGCGCCACCACAAGCGCAGGCTGGTGCAGCCCGACTTCGTGAAGCTGGTGGCGTCGCGGCTCGCGCCGGGCGGGATCCTGCACATGGCCACCGACTGGGAGCACTACGCCGAGCAGATGCTCGAGGTGTGCTCGGCCGAGCCCGCGCTGCGCAACCGCTTCGACGACTGGGCGCCGCGGCCGAGCTGGCGGCCCGTCACCAAGTTCGAGCAGCGGGCCGACCAGGAGGGCCGGATCAGCCGGGACCTGATCTTCGAACGCGTGGGCTGA
- a CDS encoding ABC transporter permease encodes MTLLAVERMKLFTTRSPWWCALVALATTIGFSALVVGNADDGGEFTATVASTQFGYSFGMAVIMVLAALAVTTEYRFGTIRTTFQAVPNRAAALVAKTTVVALVALVIGELSAFGSWALALLLKPNAPLALDTGADWINVAGVGAIYALAAVIAVAVGILLRHSAGAIALLLIYALAVEDLIRLIPSVGDDIYQWLPFNVANKFLTGDGASNMGRNVDAGAPMSTAALSQGWSLAYFAAVAVALLAIAVATARKRDA; translated from the coding sequence ATGACTTTGCTTGCCGTGGAACGGATGAAACTGTTCACCACCCGCTCGCCGTGGTGGTGCGCACTGGTGGCGCTGGCCACCACGATCGGGTTCTCCGCCCTGGTCGTCGGCAACGCGGACGACGGGGGCGAGTTCACCGCCACCGTCGCCTCGACCCAGTTCGGCTACAGCTTCGGCATGGCCGTGATCATGGTGCTGGCCGCGCTCGCGGTCACCACCGAGTACCGCTTCGGCACGATCCGCACGACCTTCCAGGCGGTGCCCAACCGGGCCGCCGCGCTGGTCGCGAAGACGACCGTGGTCGCGCTGGTCGCGCTGGTCATCGGCGAGCTGAGCGCGTTCGGCTCGTGGGCGCTGGCGCTCCTGCTCAAGCCGAACGCCCCGCTCGCGCTGGACACCGGCGCGGACTGGATCAACGTGGCCGGGGTCGGCGCGATCTACGCGCTCGCCGCGGTGATCGCGGTGGCCGTGGGCATCCTGCTCCGCCACAGCGCCGGCGCCATCGCGCTGCTGCTGATCTACGCGCTCGCGGTCGAGGACCTGATCCGGCTCATCCCGAGCGTCGGCGACGACATCTACCAGTGGCTGCCGTTCAACGTCGCCAACAAGTTCCTCACCGGCGACGGCGCGTCGAACATGGGCCGCAACGTCGACGCAGGCGCGCCGATGTCCACGGCCGCGCTGTCGCAGGGCTGGTCGCTGGCCTACTTCGCGGCGGTCGCCGTCGCGCTGCTGGCCATCGCCGTCGCCACGGCTCGCAAGCGCGACGCCTGA
- a CDS encoding ABC transporter ATP-binding protein has translation MIEARGLTKHYGKTLAVNDLSFDVAPGEVTGFLGPNGAGKSTTMRMILGLDNPTSGQVTIGGKRYTELKNPLRTVGALLDAKWVHPNRSARAHLAWMAKSNHIPARRVEEVLDIVGLTSVAGKRAGGFSLGMSQRLGIAAALLGDPEVLLFDEPVNGLDPEGILWIRKFMHRLADEGRTVFVSSHLLSEMALTASNLVVIGKGKLISQSTTKEFVARASENTVKVRSPQLAKLRSLLPADSATDTDDGILVSGLDSEKIGELAASNGIVLHELSPQTGSLEQAFMQITGDSVEYHTGLETEARHALEPAN, from the coding sequence ATGATAGAGGCACGAGGCCTCACCAAACACTACGGAAAAACGCTCGCCGTCAACGATCTGTCATTCGACGTCGCCCCCGGCGAGGTGACCGGTTTCCTCGGTCCGAACGGCGCCGGGAAATCGACCACCATGCGGATGATCCTGGGCCTGGACAATCCGACGAGCGGCCAGGTGACCATCGGCGGGAAACGTTACACGGAACTGAAGAATCCACTTCGGACCGTCGGCGCGCTGCTCGACGCCAAGTGGGTGCACCCGAACCGCTCGGCGCGGGCGCACCTGGCCTGGATGGCGAAGTCCAACCACATCCCGGCGCGGCGCGTCGAAGAGGTGCTCGACATCGTCGGCCTGACCAGCGTCGCGGGCAAGCGCGCCGGCGGGTTCTCGCTGGGCATGTCGCAGCGGCTGGGGATCGCCGCGGCCCTGCTCGGCGACCCGGAGGTGCTGCTGTTCGACGAGCCGGTCAACGGCCTCGACCCGGAGGGCATCCTCTGGATCCGCAAGTTCATGCACCGCCTCGCCGACGAGGGCCGCACCGTCTTCGTCTCCAGCCACCTGCTGTCGGAGATGGCGCTGACCGCCTCCAACCTCGTGGTCATCGGCAAGGGCAAGCTGATCTCGCAGAGCACCACGAAGGAGTTCGTGGCCAGGGCCAGCGAGAACACCGTCAAGGTGCGCAGCCCGCAGCTGGCGAAGCTGCGCTCGCTGCTGCCCGCCGACAGCGCCACCGACACCGACGACGGCATCCTCGTGTCCGGTTTGGACAGCGAGAAGATCGGCGAGCTGGCCGCGAGCAACGGCATCGTGCTGCACGAGCTGAGCCCGCAGACGGGTTCGCTGGAGCAGGCGTTCATGCAGATCACGGGCGATTCCGTGGAGTACCACACCGGTCTGGAGACCGAGGCCCGGCACGCTCTCGAGCCGGCGAACTAG
- a CDS encoding SDR family NAD(P)-dependent oxidoreductase: MTAKTVLVTGATRGCGRAIAVELGRGGATVYVTGRTSRGSSSPMKRSETIEETAELVDAAGGRGVPVRCDFTSVADVDALRERVEAESGGLDVLVDDVWGGDPFVDFERPYWESSLDDALTLVHNALDTHLIALHRLLPLVVRRPGGFVIEVTDGDDDEYVGAGIPYYLAKCGVRALGRALGAELAGRGCVGLSVTPGFLRSEAMLDLFGVAEPNWRDAVTGAGGPDFAISETPYYLARGVAALVTDPDAARFAGRTIASWTLMHEYGVTDVDGTRPDWGRWYAEVHKAGRNPAEVDPAPYR, from the coding sequence ATGACGGCGAAGACGGTGCTGGTGACGGGTGCGACCAGGGGGTGCGGTCGCGCGATCGCGGTGGAGCTCGGTCGCGGCGGCGCGACGGTGTACGTCACCGGGCGTACGTCCCGCGGGTCGTCGTCGCCGATGAAGCGGTCGGAGACGATCGAGGAGACGGCCGAGCTGGTGGACGCGGCGGGCGGGCGTGGCGTGCCGGTGCGGTGCGACTTCACGTCGGTGGCGGACGTGGACGCGCTGCGGGAGCGGGTCGAGGCGGAGTCCGGCGGCCTGGACGTCCTGGTCGACGACGTCTGGGGCGGCGACCCGTTCGTCGACTTCGAGCGGCCGTACTGGGAGTCCAGCCTGGACGACGCGCTGACCCTGGTGCACAACGCGCTGGACACGCACCTGATCGCGCTGCACCGGCTGCTGCCGCTGGTGGTGCGACGCCCCGGCGGTTTCGTGATCGAGGTGACCGACGGCGACGACGACGAGTACGTGGGCGCGGGCATCCCGTACTACCTGGCGAAGTGCGGGGTGCGGGCGCTCGGCAGGGCGCTGGGCGCGGAGCTGGCGGGGCGGGGTTGCGTCGGGCTGTCGGTGACGCCCGGTTTCCTCCGCTCCGAGGCGATGCTGGACCTTTTCGGCGTCGCCGAGCCGAACTGGCGCGACGCGGTGACGGGCGCGGGCGGCCCGGACTTCGCGATCTCGGAGACGCCGTACTACCTGGCGCGCGGGGTGGCCGCGCTGGTGACCGATCCGGACGCGGCCCGCTTCGCCGGCCGCACGATCGCGTCGTGGACCCTCATGCACGAGTACGGGGTCACCGACGTGGACGGCACCCGGCCGGACTGGGGCCGCTGGTACGCCGAGGTCCACAAGGCGGGCCGCAACCCGGCGGAGGTGGACCCGGCCCCCTACCGCTGA
- a CDS encoding response regulator has product MIRVVVVDDQELMRVGFRMVLGAQEDIDLVGEAGNGADAVSLAGSLRPDVVLMDVRMPVMDGVEATKRIVEEGTSRVLVMTTFDLDEYVYAALQNGASGFLLKDTPPDHLVSALRSVASGDAVVSPSVTRRLLDRFMSGGGPPRDEAELDVLTEREREVLVLIAKGLSNVEIAEKLFLSEATVKTHVGRILAKLGLRDRVQAVVLAYETGLIRPGLA; this is encoded by the coding sequence GTGATCCGCGTGGTGGTGGTCGACGACCAGGAGCTGATGCGCGTCGGGTTCCGCATGGTGCTGGGCGCGCAGGAGGACATCGACCTGGTCGGCGAGGCCGGGAACGGCGCGGACGCGGTGTCGCTGGCCGGTTCGCTGCGGCCGGACGTCGTGTTGATGGACGTGCGGATGCCGGTGATGGACGGCGTGGAGGCGACGAAGCGGATCGTCGAGGAAGGCACGTCGCGGGTGCTGGTGATGACGACGTTCGACCTGGACGAGTACGTGTACGCGGCGCTGCAGAACGGGGCGAGCGGGTTCCTGCTGAAGGACACGCCGCCGGACCACCTGGTGTCGGCGCTGCGGTCGGTGGCGTCCGGGGACGCCGTGGTGTCGCCGTCGGTGACGCGGCGGCTGCTGGACCGTTTCATGAGCGGCGGCGGCCCCCCGCGCGACGAGGCCGAGCTGGACGTGCTGACCGAGCGGGAGCGCGAGGTGCTGGTGCTCATCGCGAAGGGCCTGTCCAATGTGGAGATAGCGGAAAAGCTGTTCCTCTCCGAGGCGACGGTGAAGACGCACGTGGGCCGGATCCTGGCGAAGCTCGGGCTGCGGGACCGCGTGCAGGCGGTGGTGCTGGCCTACGAGACGGGCCTGATCCGGCCCGGCTTGGCCTGA
- a CDS encoding dynamin family protein, whose amino-acid sequence MTATTDQGRLAGPLSVSVANLCRRLQPQVSARTAAGFAEVLRRLGAPLQVAVAGRIKSGKSTLVNALIGRRVAPTDVGECTRLVTRFQYGTVDRIEVVFAGGHKQVLPFAPDGSIPAELGVDISKVSHIEAYLTSAVLQDMTVIDTPGLGSLDAASVSRTEQLLGAAQAEDGGDELDETSRNAVAGAEAVLYVVTQGVRADDQQALAAFTAATASREAGPVNAIAVLNKADTIPPESVEGSGGDVWRAASILAEKQGLLLKPRVADVLPVIGLIAESAESGNFTSADADALRQLAALDDATLETMLMAADIFTSWDCDVPAGTRLRLLEKLDLYGIRRAIDAIRADSTITAGALRRLLLSASGLDAVRARLNTVFAARADGIKAAAALASVTALAHASGDPAERQRVHDAIEVLLAKPEAHQLRLLEALTLVVAGAVDMPEDLAEEVLRVGSNADIDEQLGLPGASRPELAAHALERAGWWRSFASFGATPAQSRVAHVVHRAYFLIWQQLR is encoded by the coding sequence GTGACGGCGACGACGGATCAGGGCCGCCTGGCCGGTCCGCTGTCGGTGTCGGTGGCCAACCTCTGCCGCCGCCTGCAGCCGCAGGTCTCCGCCCGCACCGCCGCCGGGTTCGCCGAGGTGCTGCGCCGCCTCGGCGCGCCGCTGCAGGTCGCGGTCGCCGGGCGCATCAAGTCCGGCAAGTCGACGCTGGTCAACGCCCTCATCGGGCGGCGGGTCGCGCCGACCGACGTGGGCGAGTGCACCCGCCTGGTGACCCGCTTCCAGTACGGCACGGTCGACCGCATCGAAGTGGTCTTCGCCGGCGGGCACAAGCAGGTGCTGCCGTTCGCACCGGACGGGTCGATCCCGGCCGAGCTGGGCGTGGACATCAGCAAGGTCTCGCACATCGAGGCGTACCTGACCAGCGCGGTCCTGCAGGACATGACCGTGATCGACACCCCCGGCCTCGGTTCGCTGGACGCCGCGTCGGTCTCGCGCACGGAGCAGCTGCTGGGTGCTGCCCAGGCCGAAGACGGCGGCGACGAGCTGGACGAGACCTCCCGCAACGCGGTCGCCGGCGCGGAGGCCGTCCTCTACGTCGTGACCCAGGGCGTGCGCGCGGACGACCAGCAGGCGCTCGCCGCGTTCACCGCCGCGACCGCGAGCCGCGAGGCGGGCCCGGTCAACGCGATCGCCGTGCTGAACAAGGCCGACACCATCCCGCCCGAGTCCGTCGAGGGTTCCGGCGGTGACGTGTGGCGGGCCGCGTCGATCCTCGCCGAGAAGCAGGGCTTGCTGCTCAAGCCGCGGGTCGCCGACGTGCTGCCGGTGATCGGGCTGATCGCCGAATCGGCCGAGTCGGGCAACTTCACCTCCGCCGACGCGGACGCGCTGCGCCAGCTGGCCGCTCTGGACGACGCGACGCTGGAGACCATGCTGATGGCGGCCGACATCTTCACCAGCTGGGACTGCGACGTCCCGGCAGGCACCCGGCTGCGGCTGCTGGAGAAGCTCGACCTCTACGGCATCCGCCGCGCCATCGACGCGATTCGCGCCGATTCGACGATCACCGCGGGCGCCCTGCGCAGGCTGCTGCTCAGCGCTTCCGGTCTGGACGCCGTCCGGGCCCGGCTGAACACGGTCTTCGCCGCCCGCGCGGACGGGATCAAGGCCGCCGCCGCGCTCGCGTCGGTGACCGCGCTGGCGCACGCGTCCGGTGACCCGGCCGAGCGGCAGCGCGTGCACGACGCCATCGAGGTGCTGCTCGCCAAGCCCGAGGCGCACCAGCTCCGGCTGCTCGAGGCGCTCACGCTGGTCGTGGCCGGCGCCGTCGACATGCCCGAGGACCTCGCCGAAGAGGTTCTGCGGGTGGGCAGCAACGCCGACATCGACGAGCAGCTGGGCCTGCCCGGCGCGTCGCGGCCGGAGCTCGCCGCGCACGCGCTGGAGCGCGCCGGGTGGTGGCGGTCGTTCGCGTCCTTCGGCGCGACGCCCGCGCAGAGCCGGGTCGCGCACGTCGTGCACCGGGCGTACTTCCTCATCTGGCAGCAGCTGAGATGA
- the grpE gene encoding nucleotide exchange factor GrpE has translation MVSVASWFRRRSADDSPTGQIPGAQLAKIIDEVEGTTAAQPPSNTDVNRVSDLAAAGPEALEQARADRQELIQLCLYALDRARSGGVVERLEQGLARVGVEAVRPDGQRFDPSVHEAGGAIKTDDPALDGVVAETEVVGFTDGGRLLRAPVVTVYTKR, from the coding sequence GTGGTGAGCGTGGCTTCCTGGTTCCGGCGCCGGTCCGCGGACGACTCCCCGACCGGGCAGATCCCCGGCGCGCAACTGGCGAAGATCATCGACGAAGTCGAGGGAACCACAGCGGCGCAACCCCCGTCCAACACCGATGTGAACCGTGTATCCGATCTGGCCGCCGCCGGCCCGGAAGCGCTGGAGCAGGCGCGGGCCGACCGGCAGGAGCTGATCCAGCTCTGCCTCTACGCCCTGGACCGGGCGCGCAGCGGGGGCGTGGTCGAGCGCCTCGAACAAGGGCTGGCCCGCGTCGGTGTGGAGGCGGTGCGGCCGGACGGGCAGCGGTTCGACCCGTCGGTGCACGAGGCGGGTGGCGCGATCAAGACCGACGACCCGGCGCTGGACGGCGTGGTCGCCGAGACCGAGGTCGTCGGGTTCACCGACGGCGGCCGCCTGCTCCGCGCGCCCGTCGTGACGGTTTACACGAAGCGCTAA